The Populus alba chromosome 13, ASM523922v2, whole genome shotgun sequence genome contains the following window.
AAACAAGTGAAGACTATAGGTTCTATGCTATTTCAGCTGAGTTCCCTAAATTCAGCAACAAGGATCAGACACTAGTCTTCCAATTCTCCGTCAAGCATGAGCAAAAGCTTGACTGTGGTGGTGGGTACATGAAGTTGCTCAGTGGTGAAGTTGACCAGAAGAAATTTGGTGGTGACACCCCATACAGGTTACTGCTTTTCCCACTGTAATCCTACGGTATTGTTGTGTTAGTCTGAATTGCTGATTTGGCATTTAATGGTTTGTTGTAGTATCATGTTTGGACCAGATATATGTGGATACAGCACCAAGAAAGTCCATGCCATTCTTAACTACAATGAAGCAAACCACTTGATCAAGAAGGAAGTTCCTTGTGAGACTGACCAGCTCTCTCATGTCTACACATTGATCATCCGTCCTGATGCTACATACAGTATCCTTATTGACaatgtggagaagcaaactggcaGTTTGTACTCTGACTGGGATCTTCTCCCATCGAAGACAATCAAGGATCCTGAGGCCAAGAAAGTAAGTACCTAGCACCCAAATTGCTATATTGTTTAGTTAGTTTGCCTCTTTAGGTTTTGATGACAGTTAGCTAGTTGGCCTTTTGGTTTTGATGACAATGTAACCTCTTCACTGGATGGCAGCCAGAAGATTGGGATGACAAGGAGTATATTCCTGATCCCGAGGACAAGAAGCCAGAGGTAacagattaaattatttttgaacttcgGAGGGTGTTTGGAAATGTATAATTGATGTGACCATCTGTGGtttatgtattatttatttatttttgcagggTTATGATGACATTCCTAAAGAACTTCCAGATCCTGAAGCCAAAAAGGTAGTTACCAAAGTTCCTGCTTTTCTAATCAGTGTGTTATGAATCTTTGATTTCTGagaaataattttctaattgaAGTGGTTTGCAATTGTAGCCCGAGGACTGGGATGATGAGGAAGATGGTGAGTGGACTGCCCCAACCATTCCTAACCCTGAGTACAAGGGCCCATGGAAGCCAAAGGTTTGTGCCTCTGTGTTTAGTTGAAAGCTTTTGATGTTGCCTTTTGCTTTAGGGgccatatatatttataactcTGCTATTGTTGCAGAAAATTAAGAACCCCAACTACCAGGGCAAATGGAAGGCACCAATTATTGACAACCCAGGTTTGCTTTTGCCTCATATTGGATTCGTTTTATATGCTCCTAAATTTCCAGTTAAATGGTACTTGATTAAATGTGAATGTTTCTCAGATTTCAAGGATGATCCAGAACTCTATGTTTACCCTGACTTGAGATATGTTGGCATTGAGTTGTGGCAGGTATTTATCTCACCATATGTATTGTCAAATTCTGATCAATCCACTCAGTGACAAACAACTTTGTTTTATGCCAGGTGAAATCTGGAACCATGTTTGACAATGTCTTGGTCTCTGATGACCCTGAGTACGCAAAGCAGATGGCTGAAGAAACGTGGGGAAAGCAGAAAGATGTATGTGgcttttctcattgaaattaAATCATC
Protein-coding sequences here:
- the LOC118060943 gene encoding calreticulin codes for the protein MANPKILPLILFSLFAIASAKVFFEERFEDGWENRWVVSDWKKDENTAGVWNYTSGKWNGDPNDKGIQTSEDYRFYAISAEFPKFSNKDQTLVFQFSVKHEQKLDCGGGYMKLLSGEVDQKKFGGDTPYSIMFGPDICGYSTKKVHAILNYNEANHLIKKEVPCETDQLSHVYTLIIRPDATYSILIDNVEKQTGSLYSDWDLLPSKTIKDPEAKKPEDWDDKEYIPDPEDKKPEGYDDIPKELPDPEAKKPEDWDDEEDGEWTAPTIPNPEYKGPWKPKKIKNPNYQGKWKAPIIDNPDFKDDPELYVYPDLRYVGIELWQVKSGTMFDNVLVSDDPEYAKQMAEETWGKQKDAEKAAFEEAEKKRDEEESKEDPADSDAEEEDEAGDAEGEDSDAETKADTAEDEDEGHDEL